In one Phycisphaerae bacterium genomic region, the following are encoded:
- a CDS encoding Hpt domain-containing protein — protein sequence MIKNPDEVVVDWAKIIAGCLDEQTIREILPTYLEESRAHFKALVSAVDTSNAKDVKLHAHAIKGVGRNLGDIRLSEAAWPLETAAAKGDLSQAQELLKKVADEFEKFEKFVSRPDWIDIAKEKAAFETKA from the coding sequence ATGATTAAGAATCCTGATGAAGTGGTGGTTGACTGGGCAAAAATTATTGCCGGCTGTCTTGATGAGCAGACAATAAGAGAAATTCTGCCGACTTACTTAGAGGAGAGCAGAGCACATTTTAAGGCACTTGTTTCCGCGGTCGACACATCTAATGCGAAAGATGTCAAACTGCATGCTCATGCGATAAAAGGTGTGGGTAGAAACCTGGGAGATATCCGCTTGTCTGAGGCGGCCTGGCCGCTTGAAACTGCGGCTGCAAAGGGAGATTTGTCGCAGGCCCAGGAACTACTGAAAAAGGTAGCAGATGAGTTTGAGAAATTTGAGAAATTTGTCTCAAGGCCGGATTGGATAGATATAGCGAAGGAAAAAGCAGCCTTTGAAACGAAAGCTTAG
- the efp gene encoding elongation factor P produces MKASEMKKAQAIKVDGKLYTIIDFEHVKLGKGGAVYQVKMKNIADGLIQNIRVRSEEILEEIELQKKSYEYLYSNASEHVLMDLQTFDQITLNDAVFGDALKYLKPNMQVVIDSYEGKPVLITLPNTVDLMVVDTAPEIKGATAQSQTKPATLETGVVVQVPAFVRQGELIRVDTRTGLYVTRVK; encoded by the coding sequence ATGAAAGCATCAGAAATGAAAAAAGCCCAGGCCATCAAGGTCGACGGCAAGCTCTATACAATCATTGATTTCGAACACGTCAAACTCGGTAAGGGCGGGGCGGTCTATCAGGTAAAGATGAAAAACATTGCCGATGGCTTAATCCAGAATATCCGTGTCCGCTCCGAAGAGATTCTCGAAGAAATCGAACTCCAAAAAAAATCCTACGAATACCTCTATTCGAATGCTTCAGAGCACGTACTTATGGATTTGCAGACTTTCGACCAGATTACCCTCAATGACGCTGTTTTTGGTGACGCCCTGAAATACCTCAAGCCGAATATGCAGGTAGTAATAGATTCCTACGAGGGAAAGCCTGTCCTCATCACGCTGCCGAACACCGTCGATTTGATGGTCGTCGATACGGCACCGGAAATCAAAGGTGCGACCGCACAAAGCCAGACTAAACCGGCCACTCTCGAGACCGGCGTAGTCGTACAGGTTCCCGCGTTTGTCAGGCAGGGAGAACTCATCCGCGTCGATACTCGAACAGGCCTCTACGTCACACGCGTTAAATAA
- a CDS encoding ribonuclease H-like domain-containing protein: MKYRAYIDIETTGFSCYDCDLTVIGIALEKAGKCRTIQLIEDDLSEKKLLKLLKGVDEIYSYNGSRFDLPFIETKFRINLKGSFRHTDLMYECWRQNLKGGLKVVERLLGIQRHLKGVDGSMAVSLWYDYLNNNNSQALRKLLAYNKEDVVNLRALRRKLGIK, from the coding sequence ATGAAATATCGCGCCTATATTGACATCGAAACTACCGGCTTTAGTTGCTATGACTGCGATTTAACGGTAATTGGCATTGCCCTTGAAAAGGCCGGAAAATGCCGGACTATCCAGCTCATTGAAGATGACTTGTCCGAAAAAAAACTGCTCAAACTCCTCAAAGGCGTTGATGAGATTTACAGTTACAACGGCAGCCGTTTTGACCTCCCTTTTATCGAAACCAAGTTCAGGATAAACCTCAAGGGCAGCTTTAGGCACACGGATTTGATGTACGAATGCTGGCGGCAAAACTTAAAAGGCGGCCTCAAAGTCGTCGAGAGGCTTTTGGGCATACAAAGGCATCTCAAAGGCGTCGACGGCTCTATGGCCGTCTCGTTGTGGTATGATTATCTCAATAACAATAACAGCCAGGCCCTCCGGAAGTTATTGGCCTACAACAAGGAAGATGTCGTCAACTTGCGGGCTCTTAGGCGAAAACTCGGAATAAAATAG
- a CDS encoding cold-shock protein yields the protein MSTGTVKWFNSSKGFGFISPDGGGEDLFVHHSEVKGVGYANLDEGQKVEFVVGEGRKGPCATNVIPG from the coding sequence GTGAGTACAGGTACAGTAAAATGGTTTAACAGCAGCAAAGGATTTGGATTTATCAGCCCCGATGGTGGCGGCGAGGATTTGTTCGTCCATCACTCAGAAGTCAAGGGCGTCGGTTACGCCAATCTTGATGAAGGCCAAAAGGTCGAATTCGTGGTCGGAGAGGGCAGAAAAGGTCCATGTGCGACTAACGTAATCCCCGGCTAA
- a CDS encoding phosphotransferase: protein MPRGGANFSSEELAQVLSHYDVGVIHRAKPLPAGSRRAPKLVVTSERGKFLLKRRPKGKDDLYHVAFAHAIQSRLSEMEFPLAPLVATCDEKNTILHLNNHIYELFEFITGFRYDGSAEATADTGRQLANFHRDLADFAQEWKPPGSSFHDSSIVRTHLKTAGTEKAAGRDKQLNRTAETLMAIYNESSVHVSELGFDSWPEQIVHGDWHPGNMLFSKHQMIALLDFDSVKIASPVTDLANGMLQFSIVGNRPNPVDWPDYLDQAKLVQFLNGYREVIALDENRLNSLLDLMIETMIAEAILPVAATGYFGNFSGLDFLKMIQRKAEWLDNNRDTLTQAISL from the coding sequence ATGCCCAGAGGCGGTGCAAATTTTTCTTCCGAGGAGCTGGCCCAAGTCCTCAGCCACTACGACGTTGGCGTAATCCATCGGGCAAAGCCGCTTCCAGCCGGCAGCAGGCGCGCGCCGAAACTGGTCGTTACCTCCGAACGTGGTAAATTCCTGTTGAAACGCCGACCCAAAGGCAAAGACGACCTCTACCACGTTGCTTTCGCCCATGCAATCCAGTCCCGCCTCTCAGAGATGGAATTCCCGCTCGCGCCACTTGTGGCAACTTGCGACGAGAAAAATACAATCCTGCATCTGAATAACCACATCTACGAGCTTTTCGAGTTCATCACCGGCTTCCGCTATGACGGCTCCGCCGAAGCAACCGCCGACACAGGCCGACAATTGGCAAACTTCCATCGAGATTTAGCTGACTTCGCCCAGGAATGGAAACCCCCCGGAAGCAGCTTCCACGATTCTTCAATCGTCCGCACACATCTGAAAACAGCCGGAACCGAAAAGGCGGCCGGGCGGGACAAACAATTAAATAGAACTGCCGAAACATTGATGGCCATTTACAACGAATCCAGCGTTCACGTTAGCGAGCTTGGCTTCGACTCCTGGCCGGAGCAAATCGTCCACGGTGATTGGCACCCCGGCAATATGCTCTTTTCCAAGCATCAGATGATTGCGCTGCTCGACTTCGATTCGGTCAAAATCGCTTCGCCCGTTACCGACCTTGCCAATGGTATGCTGCAATTTTCGATTGTGGGAAACCGTCCCAATCCTGTCGATTGGCCCGATTATCTCGACCAGGCCAAGCTCGTGCAGTTCCTAAATGGCTACCGCGAGGTAATCGCCCTTGACGAAAACCGGTTGAATTCACTGCTCGATTTAATGATTGAGACGATGATAGCCGAGGCCATCCTGCCCGTAGCCGCGACCGGCTACTTCGGCAACTTCTCAGGCCTCGATTTCCTCAAAATGATTCAGCGCAAAGCCGAATGGCTCGACAATAACCGCGACACATTGACTCAGGCGATTAGTTTATAA
- a CDS encoding serine/threonine-protein kinase: MTTNETSYDTMFGKMAVEQGLCTDAELRRSLEELQSRSKINPVVLKDLMVNLGYITPNQAERLGKSIKETKVVAHQIPGYKILGKLGAGAMAVVYKALQLSLNRTVAIKVLPKRFSGNPEYVERFFKEGRAAGKLNHNNIVQAVDVGEAGGYYYFVMEYVEGKTLHDDLAAGKVFKEDQALDIVIQVAHALQHAHSCGLIHRDVKPKNIMINPAGVVKLADMGLARETTDIEAAQTEAGKAYGTPYYIAPEQIRGKIDIDGRADIYGLGATFYHMVTGRVPFMADDPAEVMRKHLRDELIPPDHINTKLSAGTSEVIEVMMAKRKEDRYNNVEELLTDLEAVRDGLPPIRAHKRFDVSVLGQLEKGAALKAEDKHFKEDVLAIAHYKIATLVLGAVAAILLLAIIFLLVR, from the coding sequence ATGACAACAAACGAAACAAGTTACGATACAATGTTTGGCAAAATGGCGGTCGAGCAGGGCCTGTGCACAGACGCGGAGCTGCGCCGTTCGCTCGAGGAGCTGCAATCCCGCAGTAAAATCAATCCCGTAGTCCTCAAAGACCTTATGGTGAACCTTGGCTATATCACGCCGAACCAGGCCGAAAGGTTAGGCAAAAGCATCAAGGAAACCAAGGTAGTCGCGCACCAGATTCCAGGCTATAAAATACTCGGCAAACTCGGCGCCGGTGCAATGGCGGTCGTCTATAAGGCCCTGCAATTGAGCCTCAACCGCACCGTCGCGATAAAAGTCCTGCCAAAGCGCTTTAGTGGAAACCCCGAATATGTCGAACGCTTCTTCAAAGAAGGTCGGGCCGCCGGAAAGCTCAATCATAACAATATCGTCCAGGCCGTTGACGTCGGTGAGGCAGGGGGGTACTACTACTTCGTAATGGAGTACGTCGAAGGCAAAACTCTGCACGATGATTTGGCCGCTGGCAAAGTCTTTAAAGAGGACCAGGCGCTGGATATAGTCATTCAGGTTGCTCATGCGCTTCAGCACGCCCATTCGTGCGGCTTGATTCACCGCGACGTCAAGCCGAAGAACATAATGATAAACCCCGCAGGCGTAGTCAAGCTCGCCGATATGGGTCTGGCACGCGAGACGACAGACATCGAAGCCGCTCAAACCGAGGCAGGCAAAGCGTATGGCACGCCGTATTACATCGCTCCAGAACAAATCCGTGGCAAAATCGACATCGACGGCAGGGCGGATATTTACGGCCTCGGAGCGACTTTTTATCATATGGTAACAGGTCGTGTCCCGTTTATGGCTGATGATCCCGCGGAGGTAATGAGAAAGCACCTCCGGGATGAGCTGATTCCGCCCGACCATATAAACACAAAGCTTTCCGCAGGGACATCCGAAGTAATCGAGGTTATGATGGCCAAGCGCAAAGAAGACCGATACAACAACGTTGAGGAGCTGCTGACAGATTTAGAGGCCGTTCGCGACGGCCTGCCTCCTATTAGGGCTCACAAAAGGTTCGATGTCTCCGTGCTCGGTCAGCTCGAAAAAGGAGCGGCCCTCAAAGCGGAAGATAAACATTTCAAAGAAGATGTCCTCGCCATAGCCCATTACAAAATTGCGACATTGGTCCTCGGAGCAGTAGCGGCGATATTGCTTTTAGCTATCATTTTCCTTTTGGTACGTTAG
- a CDS encoding electron transfer flavoprotein subunit beta/FixA family protein gives MAYNCVVLIKQVPDTKRIIGKAMNDNGTVNRSSLSAIFNPEDLNALEFALQIKDKFGGKVTVITMGLPAAGAILRDSLYRGADETILVTDPKCAASDTLATSYILSCAVKKIDYDIVLCGRQAIDGDTAQVGPQLAEKLGVPQITYVEELVELKDKTITARRSIGAGWQQVRVKLPVLLTVTAEANESRVAAAKKMMKYKNARTPIEVEQKIKAENAEAAEADIKKLAEYKCKELEEKGLLIKQWNLDFVGADLKWCGRNGSPTKVHRIQSVVLATKETKNIEPSDKGISDMVHELIEDKIIA, from the coding sequence GTGGCGTATAATTGCGTAGTTCTTATAAAACAAGTTCCTGATACCAAAAGGATTATAGGTAAGGCGATGAACGATAACGGGACGGTCAATCGTTCTTCGCTGTCGGCGATTTTCAATCCAGAAGATCTTAACGCGCTCGAGTTCGCGCTGCAGATTAAGGACAAATTCGGCGGCAAAGTAACGGTCATCACGATGGGCCTGCCGGCGGCTGGCGCGATTCTTCGAGATTCGCTTTACCGCGGAGCTGATGAGACGATTTTGGTGACTGACCCGAAATGCGCCGCGAGCGATACATTGGCGACCAGTTATATTCTTAGTTGTGCGGTCAAAAAGATTGACTATGACATAGTTCTTTGCGGCAGGCAGGCGATTGACGGCGATACGGCGCAGGTCGGTCCGCAGCTTGCGGAAAAGCTTGGCGTTCCGCAGATTACTTATGTCGAAGAGCTTGTCGAGCTTAAGGACAAAACCATAACGGCCCGCCGGAGTATCGGGGCAGGCTGGCAGCAGGTCAGGGTGAAATTGCCGGTGCTTTTGACTGTTACCGCAGAGGCAAATGAGTCGAGAGTGGCCGCAGCGAAAAAAATGATGAAGTATAAAAATGCACGAACGCCTATCGAGGTCGAGCAGAAAATCAAGGCTGAGAACGCAGAAGCGGCCGAGGCGGATATTAAGAAACTTGCTGAATACAAATGCAAGGAATTAGAGGAAAAGGGCCTGCTGATTAAGCAATGGAACCTGGATTTTGTAGGGGCCGATTTGAAGTGGTGCGGGCGAAACGGCTCGCCGACGAAAGTGCACCGGATTCAAAGCGTGGTTTTGGCGACGAAAGAGACGAAAAATATCGAGCCGAGTGACAAAGGCATTTCGGATATGGTACACGAATTGATTGAGGACAAGATAATAGCGTAA
- a CDS encoding electron transfer flavoprotein subunit alpha/FixB family protein, with product MIDVNRKGEVWVFAEQHGGHLEDTPIELMSKARRLADTLGVKLAAAVLGDGVKDIAAKLIHYGADKVYLAEHPLLDVYQTNSYAKVIFDLIHKHKPQIVLYGATPAGRDLAPRVASAAKAGLTADCTDLQIGDHEAANGDSHKNLLFQIRPAFGGNIIATIINYDRWPQMATVREGVMQMPEPDVNRKGEIIAEKVQVSQEDLPLEILEEHKRPKKVNLKAARIIVTGGAGVGSKDNFKLIWDLANCLGAAPAATRAAVDLGFIDSDHQVGQTGTTVRPSLYVAVGVSGAIQHQAGMSGSQKIIAINNDPAAPIFQIAHFKVVGDLNVIVPKIIKALKEKSIKE from the coding sequence ATGATAGACGTAAATAGAAAAGGCGAGGTTTGGGTATTTGCTGAGCAGCATGGCGGGCACCTGGAAGATACGCCGATCGAACTGATGAGTAAGGCCCGGCGGCTGGCTGATACATTAGGCGTAAAATTGGCTGCGGCTGTTTTAGGCGATGGAGTCAAAGACATAGCTGCAAAACTAATACATTACGGAGCCGACAAGGTTTATCTGGCGGAGCATCCCCTGCTCGATGTGTACCAGACGAACAGCTACGCGAAAGTAATATTCGATTTGATACACAAGCATAAGCCGCAGATTGTGCTTTACGGCGCTACCCCTGCGGGACGTGATTTGGCGCCGCGGGTCGCAAGCGCAGCGAAAGCGGGACTTACGGCGGACTGCACAGATTTGCAAATCGGCGACCACGAAGCCGCGAACGGCGATAGCCATAAAAATTTGTTGTTTCAAATCAGGCCTGCCTTCGGCGGGAACATAATCGCGACAATCATAAATTACGACCGCTGGCCGCAAATGGCTACCGTCCGCGAGGGCGTGATGCAGATGCCTGAGCCGGACGTCAATCGCAAGGGTGAGATTATTGCGGAGAAGGTGCAAGTCTCACAGGAGGATTTGCCGCTTGAGATTCTCGAAGAGCACAAACGGCCGAAGAAGGTCAACCTCAAGGCGGCGAGGATAATCGTTACCGGTGGAGCGGGCGTAGGCAGCAAGGACAATTTCAAACTCATCTGGGATTTAGCAAATTGCTTAGGTGCGGCGCCGGCGGCCACCAGAGCGGCGGTCGATTTGGGTTTTATTGACAGCGACCATCAAGTAGGACAGACCGGCACGACCGTTCGGCCGAGTTTGTATGTCGCGGTAGGGGTCAGCGGCGCGATTCAGCATCAGGCGGGAATGTCCGGCAGCCAGAAAATTATCGCAATTAATAACGACCCTGCTGCTCCTATTTTCCAGATCGCGCATTTCAAAGTCGTAGGTGACCTGAATGTTATTGTGCCGAAAATTATAAAGGCGCTTAAAGAAAAGAGCATTAAAGAATAG
- a CDS encoding acyl-CoA dehydrogenase family protein, protein MANFYRDNDDIQFLFRHIDLNKLAELAEEGFKFANEFDYAPTDASEAIKNYDMVLDSVGQLSGDFIAPRAEGVDREGNTLNEDGTVTYAKGISESLEKLAKADVMGFTLPYRFGGLNFPNLVYSMAIEIVSRADAALMNIFGLQGIAETINAFASEEIKQRYLPDFSAGKVTGAMVLTEPDAGSDLQAVKVSGHDTETEKPATVYQDAQGNWFVRGVKRFITNGCGEILLVLARSEPEISDGRGLSLYLVERGPWVKVRRLEDKLGIHGSPTCELFFKDAPAKLIGERQRGLITYVMSLMNGARIGIAAQSLGIAEAAFRVARDYASTRKQFGVVIEKLPAVRDMLIDMKIAVEAGRALLYETSCVVDQSIICEKRKELNPPTDKEQLKQLREQSRRLDRLASMLTPMSKYYCSEMSNEVAYDSIQVLGGSGYMRDYACERHARDARITTIYEGTSQLQVVAAVRGVCSGTAEKFFVELAGKEYDPQLKDLLEKLSAGTEQLKDAIAFVKANGNEYMDLCGRALVDIAIDLINGYLFCSQASTCVDMQLAGDSSSMKVRKAEIARRYITKNAPKIAALAELIKMGDKSTFTKYEAMIGPVPTE, encoded by the coding sequence ATGGCTAATTTTTACAGAGACAACGACGACATACAATTTTTGTTCAGGCATATTGACCTGAACAAACTGGCGGAGCTTGCCGAAGAGGGATTCAAGTTCGCAAACGAATTTGACTATGCTCCGACTGATGCCAGCGAGGCAATAAAAAATTACGATATGGTCCTCGATTCGGTGGGACAATTAAGCGGCGATTTCATTGCTCCGCGAGCCGAAGGCGTTGACCGCGAGGGCAATACCCTTAACGAAGACGGCACGGTTACGTACGCAAAAGGGATAAGTGAGTCTCTCGAAAAACTTGCGAAGGCCGATGTGATGGGTTTTACGCTGCCATACAGGTTCGGCGGCCTGAACTTCCCGAACCTTGTTTATTCTATGGCCATCGAGATTGTCTCCCGCGCTGATGCGGCGCTGATGAACATCTTCGGTCTGCAGGGAATAGCCGAGACAATAAACGCTTTTGCCTCGGAAGAAATTAAGCAGCGGTATTTGCCTGACTTTTCCGCAGGCAAGGTCACAGGTGCTATGGTATTGACTGAGCCTGACGCTGGTTCGGATTTGCAGGCGGTCAAAGTTTCGGGACACGATACAGAGACAGAAAAACCGGCCACGGTCTATCAGGACGCGCAGGGTAATTGGTTCGTGCGCGGGGTAAAAAGATTCATAACAAACGGCTGCGGCGAGATTCTGCTTGTATTGGCCCGCAGCGAGCCGGAGATTTCCGATGGCAGAGGCCTGAGCTTGTATCTCGTCGAGCGAGGTCCGTGGGTAAAAGTTCGCCGGTTGGAAGATAAGCTGGGGATTCACGGCAGCCCGACGTGCGAATTATTTTTCAAAGACGCTCCTGCCAAGCTAATCGGCGAACGCCAGCGAGGCCTTATAACGTATGTTATGAGCTTAATGAACGGCGCCCGCATCGGTATTGCAGCTCAATCGCTCGGTATCGCGGAAGCTGCCTTTAGGGTCGCTCGCGATTACGCCTCTACGCGAAAGCAGTTCGGCGTAGTTATTGAAAAGCTGCCGGCCGTCCGCGACATGCTCATCGATATGAAAATAGCTGTCGAAGCGGGTCGCGCCTTGCTGTATGAAACATCCTGCGTCGTTGACCAGAGTATCATCTGTGAAAAGCGAAAAGAATTGAACCCCCCTACCGACAAAGAGCAGTTAAAGCAGCTGCGTGAGCAATCCCGCAGGCTCGACCGCCTTGCCTCAATGCTTACCCCGATGAGCAAGTACTACTGCTCCGAGATGAGCAACGAGGTTGCTTACGATTCGATTCAGGTCCTCGGCGGCAGCGGTTATATGCGTGACTATGCCTGTGAACGGCACGCCCGCGACGCCAGGATTACGACGATATACGAAGGGACGAGCCAACTGCAGGTTGTAGCTGCGGTTCGCGGGGTCTGCAGCGGGACAGCCGAGAAATTTTTTGTCGAGCTTGCCGGGAAAGAGTATGACCCTCAATTGAAAGACCTGCTCGAGAAACTATCCGCAGGGACGGAGCAATTAAAGGACGCCATCGCTTTTGTTAAAGCAAACGGCAACGAATATATGGACCTCTGCGGCAGAGCCCTTGTCGATATCGCGATAGATTTGATTAACGGCTATTTATTCTGCAGTCAGGCCTCTACTTGTGTTGATATGCAGCTTGCAGGCGACTCATCATCTATGAAGGTGCGCAAGGCGGAGATTGCCAGAAGATATATCACCAAAAATGCGCCGAAGATTGCGGCTTTGGCGGAATTGATTAAGATGGGGGACAAATCCACGTTTACAAAATACGAAGCGATGATAGGACCTGTACCAACCGAATGA
- a CDS encoding HAD family phosphatase produces MLRAVIFDFDGVITDSEVLHLRAFNKVLAQYGVEISTKDYYKEYLGLSDIDCFKALINKKILQKPAAEIEHLAKEKKQAFEKLAKTEGRIIEGVRDFLQMLSQNNIPMAICSGALSVEIELILEDARLRPFFEVIVSAEMVRKGKPSPDGFLLTLKKLNSSRRNAILPNQCIVIEDSHWGLEAAKAAGMHSVAVTNSYEADQLTLAEKIVTKLGELSMSDLQTLCG; encoded by the coding sequence ATGCTTCGGGCTGTTATATTCGATTTCGACGGGGTGATAACGGATTCTGAGGTTTTGCATCTTCGGGCCTTTAATAAGGTGCTGGCCCAATACGGCGTTGAGATTTCAACGAAGGATTATTATAAGGAATATCTCGGTCTGAGCGATATCGATTGTTTTAAGGCGCTTATTAATAAAAAGATACTGCAAAAGCCGGCAGCGGAAATCGAACATCTTGCAAAAGAAAAAAAACAGGCGTTCGAAAAGCTTGCAAAAACCGAAGGCAGGATAATCGAAGGCGTGCGGGATTTCCTGCAGATGCTCAGCCAAAACAATATACCGATGGCTATATGCTCCGGGGCGCTATCGGTTGAGATTGAATTGATATTAGAGGATGCCCGGCTGCGGCCTTTTTTCGAAGTGATAGTTTCCGCAGAAATGGTAAGAAAAGGTAAACCAAGTCCCGATGGTTTCCTGCTGACTTTGAAGAAACTTAACAGCAGCCGGCGGAACGCGATTTTGCCGAATCAATGCATCGTTATAGAAGATTCACACTGGGGACTTGAAGCAGCAAAAGCAGCGGGAATGCACAGCGTCGCAGTAACGAATTCATACGAAGCCGACCAACTGACGCTGGCTGAAAAGATTGTTACGAAACTCGGCGAGTTAAGTATGAGCGATTTGCAAACCCTTTGCGGCTGA
- the lptC gene encoding LPS export ABC transporter periplasmic protein LptC: protein MNLQSRKLRVWLISIGTIFVIFLFYNLISRTPPIEIDSGDTSADSNTVDFDGKVGRVGSVGVGTIQKAKYTHLNEKKQIDREFGFEKLLHAQGNEWEIEKPYMNVFQSNLKCYMTADKGTVQVEDAVGKATPKDATLTGNVVIHILPGKGSKIKEGFIYLDDIIFISEKSLFLSPGPIKLTSEDVQMRGKGLEIVYNEGLDRLEYLKIITLETLRIRQSSKASLFASETAAPESPVGVGSGAQAEQQKTKEIPATDGEKIEKKKSSYYKCVFRKNVVIDCPEQIVLADEVSIDNLQWSKSSDVNSENKTPGGTIAAEVPEESVTSPLNEPNKSPEQFADIVVTCDNGIIVIPMDVENTASESSGLKSFNDQKGRSTFVAQKIDYCVITDDTVASGPSELTFYANDVMGDKDSPRPSEKGGSKQPAVPVKITAQEKAAFLPVSNQVIFEGNVLCTMLRPLRPGAGKAKTKGIADLRQKYSLSSPKLTVDLSKSREASRQSRVDIKHITAKGEVVQLDTSKWAGEQLLGFTKLKCLQFDYDVEQQMFLATGSGIIAVDNAKIIEPVKETGRFSLQKPCYAVVRNFNTLKYLKEANIITADAGAEQILIDYFPVIKGQKGQQTTATANHIDAVLYETAAGQTELSTLNAKGGITYEEKKPKKGTTVQFVGSEMFYDGGKSMITAWGDELQPCFLNGALAPGIEYNLKTNKIKTKITGPGMLQMAR from the coding sequence ATGAATCTTCAGTCGCGAAAATTACGTGTGTGGCTTATCTCGATAGGGACGATATTTGTAATATTTCTGTTCTATAACCTGATTAGCAGGACTCCGCCGATAGAAATTGACTCCGGGGACACCTCCGCCGACAGTAATACCGTTGACTTTGACGGCAAAGTAGGAAGAGTCGGCAGCGTCGGTGTTGGTACCATCCAAAAGGCCAAATACACGCACTTAAACGAAAAAAAACAGATCGACAGGGAATTCGGGTTCGAAAAACTTCTGCACGCGCAAGGAAATGAATGGGAAATTGAAAAGCCGTATATGAATGTTTTTCAGAGCAATCTCAAATGTTATATGACAGCCGACAAAGGTACGGTCCAGGTCGAAGATGCCGTCGGCAAAGCTACGCCAAAGGATGCGACACTTACTGGAAATGTAGTTATCCATATTCTGCCCGGAAAAGGCAGCAAAATCAAAGAAGGCTTTATTTATCTCGACGATATTATTTTCATCAGTGAAAAGTCTCTGTTTTTGAGCCCCGGGCCGATCAAGCTCACTTCCGAGGATGTTCAAATGCGCGGAAAGGGGCTGGAAATTGTTTATAATGAGGGGCTGGACCGCCTCGAATACCTAAAAATAATTACCTTAGAGACCCTGCGTATTAGACAATCGTCGAAAGCGTCTTTGTTTGCATCGGAAACAGCAGCTCCTGAAAGTCCGGTCGGGGTCGGCAGCGGGGCGCAGGCAGAGCAGCAAAAAACAAAAGAAATACCCGCAACAGACGGAGAAAAAATCGAAAAAAAGAAGAGCTCATACTACAAATGCGTGTTCAGAAAAAATGTCGTCATAGATTGCCCCGAGCAGATTGTTCTCGCCGACGAAGTTTCTATCGACAATCTCCAGTGGTCCAAAAGCTCGGACGTTAATTCTGAAAATAAAACCCCCGGCGGCACAATAGCCGCAGAAGTCCCCGAAGAAAGTGTTACTTCTCCGCTGAACGAGCCGAATAAATCTCCTGAACAGTTTGCCGATATCGTTGTAACCTGCGACAATGGTATTATCGTTATACCGATGGACGTCGAAAACACAGCGTCTGAGAGCAGCGGTCTGAAAAGCTTTAATGACCAGAAGGGCCGGTCAACATTTGTCGCTCAGAAAATTGACTATTGCGTGATTACCGATGATACCGTCGCCAGCGGCCCGTCAGAGCTTACATTTTATGCCAATGATGTAATGGGCGATAAAGACAGTCCCCGGCCCTCTGAAAAGGGCGGGAGCAAACAACCCGCCGTCCCGGTAAAAATAACGGCTCAGGAGAAAGCCGCGTTCCTGCCGGTGTCAAATCAGGTCATCTTCGAAGGTAATGTCCTGTGCACAATGCTCCGGCCGCTCCGGCCCGGCGCAGGCAAAGCCAAAACCAAAGGGATAGCAGACCTCCGGCAGAAGTACTCGCTTTCCTCTCCAAAGCTTACGGTAGATTTATCCAAATCCCGCGAGGCATCACGGCAATCACGGGTTGACATAAAACATATAACAGCAAAAGGCGAGGTAGTTCAGCTCGACACCTCAAAGTGGGCGGGAGAACAGTTGCTCGGCTTTACCAAGCTGAAGTGTCTCCAGTTTGACTATGACGTAGAACAGCAGATGTTTTTAGCGACAGGGTCGGGAATAATAGCCGTCGATAACGCCAAAATAATCGAACCTGTAAAAGAGACGGGCAGATTCAGTTTGCAAAAACCCTGTTATGCGGTTGTGCGCAATTTCAATACCTTAAAGTACTTAAAAGAGGCAAATATAATTACTGCTGACGCCGGTGCCGAGCAGATTCTTATTGATTATTTCCCTGTCATCAAAGGCCAAAAGGGTCAGCAAACTACAGCCACGGCCAACCACATAGACGCTGTGCTTTACGAAACAGCCGCCGGCCAAACCGAGCTTTCGACACTTAATGCAAAAGGTGGAATTACCTACGAGGAGAAAAAACCGAAAAAAGGCACGACCGTTCAATTTGTTGGCAGCGAAATGTTTTATGACGGCGGCAAGTCTATGATTACCGCCTGGGGTGATGAGCTTCAGCCTTGTTTCCTCAACGGAGCCCTTGCCCCCGGCATCGAATACAACTTAAAAACCAACAAAATCAAAACCAAGATTACCGGCCCCGGTATGCTGCAGATGGCAAGATAA